The Brevibacillus brevis genome contains a region encoding:
- a CDS encoding non-ribosomal peptide synthetase, producing MNNSITAFFEEQVELHPDNIALLWKDASLTYQELNSRANRLANYLKKCGVGTDSKVGLYMDRSFEMIISMVAILKAGGAYVPLDPAYPLQRVHYMLQDAGITIVLAQESLVSRLPEGLKVVCPERDQLAISMESDANLEQHATPESLAYLMYTSGSTGNPKGVLIPHRGVIRLVKHVSYVSLTAEETMLHMASISFDASTFEVWGSLLNGAKLVVFPYKELDLGEMGQVLRDYRVSTLLLTAGVFHQLIDFHLEDVKGLRQLLVGGDIMSPKHAQKVVDNLSGTLLINCYGPTETTTFATFYPVTNRSAIQHSVSIGRPINDTEVYILNDKQKLVPVGLVGEMYVGGKGLALGYWNRPEINQEKFIKHPFDPDPEAILYKTGDMVKYLPDRGLEFIGRKDNQVKIRGYRIELGEIETVLNQPEDVREAIVIAQEYGADDKRLIAYMAGDGDVEQWKKYASTQLPPFMVPSYFVKMEAFPLTTQGKVDRKALPLPETVIMEEEFVAPRTATESRIASIWSETLKVERISIHSSFFDLGGHSLLATQLISRLEDAFQLSIPLRILFECPTIASLHTRIMELSQNGKRERIPTIPKAPHTEKFPLSHAQQRLWFLHQLEPDSTAYNVPHIWRLTGPWNASALEKGWNALLSRHEILRTVFPNENGQPFQAVQPYQFTPLPVIDLRERTKDSQEEQLNAFIEQEASIRFDLHRGPLIQPKWIALGEEESVLLCTMHHIITDGWSEEILLKEWLAFYEEAQSGSRAELAALPIQYADFAVWQREWLTDEAIGVQLDYWKAELSGELPVLQLPIDRPRPAIQGYAGSMYKTMLPSTLLEKLKTVSRQENATLFMTMLAAYQSFLSRYTGQSDILVGSPVANRNGKEIEGLIGFFVNTLVYRASFQDGPTFKQLLARVKEKALLAQENQDVPFEKIVETLQLERNTSYSPVFQTMFTWAELSSNVYQSSAGALEIMPVRHNVSKFDIELSMGESEAGLIMNMIYNTDLFDQATMGRMAVHFENWLQELVNAPDAPIASLELLPKDERHKIVWDWNRTEATVPENTCLHDLFIEQARKTPDRIAAEMGSETITYRELDRRSNQLAHYLITLGVRPNTPVGLCMNRSLELVISILGIVKAGGAFIPLDTELPEARMAHLLESSKTYICITEREFRHLFEQATHVQCIELEADKEKIASMPEGLPEQTVTPTDLVSIYYTSGSTGIPKGVENLHVGWVNRMLWMQRQHGLEQGESVLQKTTLTFDDAAVEFFWPLSVGGRISLMEPWLHRDPEAIIQAAIQYQVACIQFVPSILNMFVDALTPDDAAKLGTLKNVISSGEALLPETVGKFYRKLNAKLHNTWGATEVSIDSTIYTCSPEDAFGKDCVSVGKPIDNNRIYILDKNLNPVPIGVIGDLYIGGLGLARGYLYNPEKTKEAFIENPFVAGERMYRTGDKGYYLPSGNIKFVGRQDNQIKIRGIRVELGEIESTLSRLPSIREAAVISVQNDRGSTELAAYIVGEGNVNEWRTFLKGQLPAYMIPTYFTKLDSIPKTTSGKINRNALKMPVMKPSDSSIAEPRTIPEELIYSIWCDILQLNQISIKDSFFDIGGHSLLATQVISRMRAVLGMDIPLRTIFEFTTIEALAARIAEIKQGSESNTHIHEVSRVEDQPGQSLFEVSHGQRRQWFHAKFSDQEAVGGVYLFEVEGPVDSHVLHKSMGLMFERHRIMRTTIIEKEGQLYQKVHDDLKADNEYVDLSSLSVTEGEQRIKMDLESDLYKPFDFSRESFFRMRLYRVAPTKHFFLLGTHHIGFDGWSLDVFMNDLADVYQQESSGGHRPFSKPLDYIDYTLWQQARLQNGELNRQRDYWLKQLQQNVDAPLIPREAHPFTRDNQISNVTSLPIESKTAQSLSELTRMAGGTVYTTMLTAINIWLSLITDQTIITVGSTLSGRTQADLEGIIGPLINPVAMRTDLSGNPTVLEMLKRTRETSYGAYENQEYPYNLVVEDQLAAKGLKKNLYSVVFIGQQASNNLTESNGIIYRYCPLSRFLDETMVKTYEGSHFIKDDQLDMMLFLSTNHDQLTFTAQYNADVFSRNAMDTFMSQIEHILCQMTENPRQRLSQLKLAEEYDFNELFS from the coding sequence ATGAACAATTCCATCACTGCATTCTTTGAGGAGCAGGTTGAGCTTCATCCTGACAACATTGCTTTGCTATGGAAGGATGCCTCACTCACTTATCAAGAGCTGAATAGCAGGGCCAACAGGCTGGCAAATTATTTGAAAAAGTGTGGGGTAGGGACGGATAGCAAGGTCGGCTTGTATATGGATCGTTCGTTCGAAATGATCATCAGTATGGTAGCGATTTTAAAGGCTGGCGGGGCTTATGTCCCGCTTGATCCTGCCTACCCTCTGCAGCGAGTCCATTATATGCTGCAAGACGCAGGTATTACGATAGTACTCGCACAAGAAAGCTTGGTATCGCGGCTGCCAGAAGGCTTGAAGGTCGTATGCCCTGAGCGTGACCAACTGGCGATCAGCATGGAATCAGATGCGAATTTGGAGCAGCATGCAACTCCAGAAAGCCTTGCGTATTTGATGTATACTTCCGGCTCGACAGGAAATCCGAAAGGGGTACTCATTCCTCATCGCGGCGTGATCCGGCTCGTTAAACATGTATCCTATGTATCGCTTACGGCGGAAGAAACCATGCTGCATATGGCGTCGATTTCATTTGATGCATCCACCTTCGAGGTATGGGGCAGCTTGTTAAATGGAGCGAAGCTCGTTGTTTTTCCATACAAAGAGCTTGATCTTGGCGAGATGGGGCAGGTATTGCGTGATTATCGAGTCAGTACGTTATTGCTAACAGCAGGAGTCTTTCACCAACTGATTGATTTCCATCTGGAGGATGTAAAAGGGTTACGTCAATTGCTGGTGGGTGGGGATATTATGTCCCCCAAGCACGCTCAAAAGGTAGTAGACAACTTGTCTGGTACGTTATTGATCAATTGCTATGGTCCTACGGAAACCACGACATTTGCCACCTTTTATCCAGTAACCAATAGAAGCGCCATCCAACACTCCGTTTCGATCGGTCGCCCTATCAATGACACAGAAGTGTATATCTTAAACGATAAGCAAAAGCTTGTGCCTGTTGGTCTCGTAGGGGAAATGTACGTGGGTGGCAAGGGACTGGCTCTGGGATATTGGAATCGACCCGAGATTAATCAAGAGAAATTTATTAAACATCCCTTTGATCCAGACCCGGAAGCCATTTTATACAAGACGGGTGACATGGTGAAATATTTGCCTGATCGAGGACTTGAATTTATTGGTCGAAAAGACAACCAAGTAAAAATAAGAGGGTACCGTATCGAACTGGGCGAGATTGAGACCGTCTTGAATCAGCCGGAAGACGTCAGGGAAGCCATCGTCATTGCACAGGAGTATGGAGCTGACGATAAAAGGCTCATCGCCTATATGGCTGGAGATGGAGATGTCGAACAGTGGAAAAAGTATGCGAGTACGCAATTGCCTCCTTTTATGGTTCCGTCCTATTTTGTGAAAATGGAAGCATTTCCGCTTACCACGCAAGGAAAAGTGGACCGAAAGGCGTTGCCATTGCCAGAAACCGTCATAATGGAGGAGGAATTTGTCGCACCACGTACCGCGACAGAGAGTCGGATAGCGTCCATTTGGAGTGAGACTTTAAAAGTGGAACGAATTAGTATCCACTCCTCCTTTTTTGATTTAGGCGGTCACTCTCTGCTTGCGACACAGCTCATATCCCGCCTGGAGGACGCTTTCCAGCTGTCTATACCGTTGCGAATCTTGTTTGAATGTCCGACGATCGCGAGTTTACATACAAGAATAATGGAGCTCAGTCAGAATGGAAAAAGAGAGCGGATACCAACGATTCCGAAAGCGCCGCATACAGAAAAGTTCCCATTATCTCATGCACAGCAGCGCCTATGGTTTTTGCATCAATTGGAACCGGATAGTACAGCTTACAACGTTCCTCATATTTGGCGTTTGACTGGACCGTGGAATGCAAGTGCGCTGGAAAAAGGATGGAATGCGCTGCTTTCGCGCCATGAAATATTGCGTACAGTTTTTCCAAATGAAAATGGTCAACCTTTCCAAGCTGTCCAACCGTATCAGTTTACACCTTTGCCTGTCATCGATCTGAGAGAACGAACCAAGGACTCGCAAGAAGAGCAACTCAACGCCTTTATTGAGCAGGAAGCAAGCATAAGGTTTGATTTGCATCGAGGCCCCTTGATTCAGCCAAAATGGATTGCATTAGGGGAAGAAGAGTCCGTTCTGCTGTGTACCATGCACCATATCATTACGGACGGATGGTCTGAGGAAATTTTATTGAAAGAATGGCTGGCCTTCTATGAGGAGGCACAGAGTGGAAGTCGTGCGGAGCTTGCTGCCCTACCGATTCAATATGCCGATTTCGCTGTGTGGCAGCGTGAATGGCTGACGGACGAAGCGATAGGTGTACAGCTAGATTATTGGAAAGCGGAACTGTCTGGAGAGCTTCCCGTCTTGCAATTGCCGATTGATCGGCCTAGACCTGCGATTCAAGGTTATGCAGGAAGTATGTATAAGACCATGCTGCCATCGACGTTGCTTGAGAAATTGAAAACCGTAAGCCGGCAAGAGAATGCGACTTTATTTATGACCATGTTGGCAGCTTATCAAAGCTTTTTATCCAGATATACCGGACAGTCGGATATTTTGGTGGGGAGCCCTGTAGCGAATCGAAATGGAAAAGAAATCGAGGGATTAATTGGATTCTTCGTGAACACGCTCGTATATCGGGCAAGTTTTCAAGACGGTCCTACCTTTAAACAACTGCTTGCTCGCGTAAAAGAAAAAGCACTTCTGGCACAGGAAAACCAAGATGTTCCCTTTGAAAAAATCGTAGAGACGCTTCAGCTTGAACGCAATACCAGCTACTCCCCGGTTTTTCAGACCATGTTCACGTGGGCTGAATTGTCATCGAATGTTTATCAATCGTCTGCCGGGGCGTTGGAAATCATGCCAGTTCGTCATAATGTATCAAAATTTGATATTGAGTTATCCATGGGTGAGTCTGAAGCTGGTCTGATCATGAACATGATTTATAACACGGATTTATTTGACCAAGCAACCATGGGAAGAATGGCTGTTCATTTCGAAAATTGGCTGCAAGAACTGGTGAATGCACCGGACGCTCCGATTGCATCGCTCGAATTGTTACCCAAGGATGAGCGTCACAAAATCGTATGGGATTGGAATCGGACAGAAGCAACCGTTCCCGAGAATACATGCTTGCATGATTTGTTCATCGAACAGGCAAGAAAGACCCCGGATCGAATCGCTGCCGAAATGGGCAGTGAAACGATAACCTATCGGGAACTGGACAGGCGTTCTAACCAGCTGGCGCATTATTTGATTACGCTGGGCGTTCGACCCAATACACCTGTCGGGCTATGCATGAATCGTTCCCTTGAACTTGTCATATCGATTCTCGGCATCGTAAAGGCAGGCGGAGCATTTATTCCCTTAGATACCGAGCTGCCGGAAGCAAGGATGGCTCATTTGCTGGAAAGCTCAAAAACGTATATTTGCATAACAGAACGGGAATTCAGGCATCTGTTCGAGCAAGCGACGCATGTTCAATGCATAGAGCTAGAGGCAGACAAGGAAAAGATAGCAAGCATGCCTGAGGGATTGCCGGAGCAAACCGTAACACCGACGGATTTGGTTTCGATTTATTACACATCAGGATCGACGGGCATTCCAAAAGGGGTTGAAAACCTCCATGTCGGATGGGTTAATCGAATGCTATGGATGCAGCGCCAGCATGGCTTGGAGCAAGGGGAGTCCGTCCTGCAAAAAACAACACTGACATTCGATGATGCAGCTGTTGAGTTTTTCTGGCCATTGTCTGTAGGCGGTCGGATTTCACTGATGGAGCCGTGGTTGCATCGAGATCCAGAGGCAATTATTCAGGCGGCTATTCAGTATCAAGTGGCATGCATTCAATTTGTGCCGAGCATCCTCAACATGTTTGTCGATGCCCTTACACCTGATGATGCAGCAAAATTGGGGACATTAAAAAATGTCATCTCCAGTGGAGAAGCGCTATTACCGGAAACAGTAGGCAAGTTCTACCGGAAATTGAACGCCAAGCTCCATAATACGTGGGGGGCAACAGAGGTCTCAATTGACTCTACCATTTATACCTGCTCGCCCGAGGACGCGTTTGGAAAGGATTGTGTCAGTGTAGGAAAGCCGATTGACAACAACAGAATATACATTCTGGACAAAAATTTGAACCCGGTTCCGATTGGTGTCATAGGCGACCTTTATATCGGTGGTCTGGGACTGGCAAGAGGTTATTTATACAATCCTGAAAAAACCAAGGAAGCTTTCATAGAGAATCCATTTGTAGCAGGGGAAAGAATGTATCGAACCGGAGACAAAGGATATTACTTGCCTTCCGGAAATATCAAATTTGTTGGCAGACAAGATAATCAAATCAAGATAAGAGGCATCCGGGTTGAACTAGGGGAGATTGAGTCGACATTGAGCAGACTTCCGTCCATTCGTGAAGCAGCCGTCATTTCCGTTCAAAACGACAGGGGATCTACAGAGCTGGCTGCGTATATCGTGGGCGAAGGGAATGTAAACGAATGGCGTACATTCCTGAAGGGACAATTGCCTGCTTATATGATTCCGACCTATTTCACAAAGCTGGACAGCATCCCGAAAACAACGAGCGGAAAAATTAATCGCAACGCACTGAAAATGCCCGTGATGAAACCATCCGACTCCTCTATCGCTGAACCGCGTACGATTCCTGAGGAGCTTATCTACTCCATCTGGTGCGATATCTTGCAGCTGAATCAGATTAGTATCAAGGACTCCTTCTTTGATATAGGTGGGCATTCCTTATTGGCTACCCAAGTGATATCCCGTATGAGAGCAGTTCTGGGAATGGACATCCCCTTGCGAACCATATTTGAGTTTACGACGATCGAAGCTCTAGCAGCCCGGATAGCTGAAATCAAGCAAGGTAGCGAGTCGAACACCCATATTCATGAAGTTTCACGAGTAGAGGATCAGCCGGGTCAGTCATTATTTGAAGTATCCCACGGCCAAAGAAGACAATGGTTCCATGCAAAATTCAGTGACCAGGAAGCGGTGGGAGGGGTGTACCTCTTTGAAGTTGAGGGCCCCGTTGATAGTCATGTCCTGCACAAATCTATGGGTCTCATGTTTGAACGGCACAGAATTATGCGTACGACCATCATAGAAAAGGAAGGGCAATTGTATCAAAAAGTGCATGATGACCTGAAGGCGGACAACGAGTATGTGGACTTGTCTTCCTTATCTGTTACGGAAGGCGAGCAACGCATCAAAATGGATTTGGAATCTGACTTGTACAAGCCATTTGATTTTTCCCGAGAGTCTTTCTTTCGGATGAGGCTATATCGAGTCGCACCAACGAAGCACTTCTTCCTCTTGGGCACTCATCATATTGGATTTGATGGCTGGTCGTTAGATGTGTTTATGAATGATTTGGCGGACGTGTATCAACAAGAAAGTAGCGGGGGGCATCGTCCGTTTTCCAAACCGCTGGATTATATTGATTACACCTTGTGGCAGCAAGCCCGGTTACAAAATGGAGAATTGAATCGGCAGCGGGACTATTGGTTAAAACAGCTGCAACAAAATGTCGATGCACCGCTCATACCGCGAGAGGCACATCCATTCACTCGCGACAACCAGATTTCAAATGTAACGTCGCTTCCCATTGAATCAAAGACAGCACAGTCGCTTTCTGAATTGACTCGAATGGCAGGCGGTACCGTTTATACGACCATGCTTACGGCGATAAACATTTGGCTTTCGCTCATCACGGACCAAACGATCATTACTGTCGGATCTACTTTATCTGGCCGTACCCAGGCGGACCTCGAAGGAATTATTGGTCCTCTTATCAATCCCGTCGCCATGCGCACAGATTTGTCCGGCAACCCAACCGTTTTGGAAATGTTGAAGAGAACGAGAGAAACGTCGTATGGGGCGTATGAGAATCAAGAGTATCCGTACAATTTGGTCGTAGAGGACCAACTAGCCGCCAAGGGCCTGAAGAAGAATTTGTATTCCGTTGTTTTTATTGGACAACAAGCCTCGAACAATCTAACTGAATCAAACGGCATTATCTACAGGTATTGTCCATTAAGTCGTTTCCTGGATGAAACGATGGTCAAAACATATGAAGGCAGCCATTTTATAAAAGATGATCAATTGGATATGATGTTATTTTTGTCCACGAATCATGACCAGCTCACATTTACTGCACAATATAATGCGGATGTATTTAGCAGGAATGCCATGGATACGTTTATGAGTCAAATCGAGCACATCCTATGCCAAATGACTGAAAATCCAAGGCAGCGTTTATCTCAATTGAAATTGGCGGAAGAATACGATTTCAATGAACTGTTCAGCTAA
- a CDS encoding condensation domain-containing protein, which translates to MKQRTFIKTIALSETQKDYFIHYLVHPTSAFYHEQFLFRFEQRLDVTMTIRTLTEIVKRHEINRSIFVLEDEPIQKVYSEPVLDFEHVASDDWDDMTIRAYLNQELSKSFQLDEGPLFSCRLLDYKERGSILSFKYHHICSDGWSVSLMLDEFTMIYQQLIADQELVIQPSTHHYADFVEWELNYLASQEGEEARAFWKKKLGGPLKRLELPMDKTRPSTPSFKGGISFFTCKYELRDEMIAYRKNHHYQSDVIYLSLFLAFLSRISGQDDITIGVPRFGRPQKEFYSIMGPCLVMLPLRIKIPKNCSFKALARLVQEELSLYSQYQNYPFSLIAGELDYDRDKKYSSFFSTAFVHQKAIKQEGAYFVGNAQNTFQSNGLTISSYPIHKNISQYDLCFVVEKDNRQDILAGFEYNADILNEETVVKWIADFEAASLFLLKNDSENILMLKSQAIKDYWTKNFANFPSFQILPEEGSGLSSDSTVFEREKFEITGVLSTQISRLAQSWDCSSFEIFMSTFLVLLHAESQKEDMALAFRAGCDQLQGISFILLRTDLSGNPLFSELVLQVQRKVKEAYQYKDGLESLLHGQPEPQILFEMNEEEPHSTIDFQFRIHESQGQLHGTITYHANVFKRETAQKMLSQYEYVLQSVIAQPHQRIRELVSHLNSQFLSNDDYEQLFL; encoded by the coding sequence ATGAAGCAGAGAACCTTTATCAAAACAATCGCGCTGTCTGAAACACAAAAGGATTACTTTATTCACTATTTGGTACACCCGACAAGTGCTTTTTATCATGAGCAGTTTCTTTTCAGATTCGAACAGCGATTGGATGTAACGATGACGATACGTACGCTTACCGAGATCGTGAAGCGTCATGAAATCAATCGGTCCATTTTTGTATTAGAAGACGAGCCCATACAAAAAGTCTACAGCGAGCCTGTATTGGATTTTGAGCATGTGGCTTCTGATGACTGGGACGATATGACGATTCGAGCATATCTGAATCAGGAACTGAGCAAGTCGTTTCAGTTGGACGAGGGGCCGTTATTCAGTTGCAGATTGCTGGATTATAAAGAAAGGGGCAGCATTCTAAGCTTTAAGTACCACCACATCTGCTCAGATGGGTGGAGTGTTTCGCTCATGCTCGATGAATTTACGATGATCTATCAACAGTTGATAGCAGATCAAGAGCTTGTGATACAACCGTCCACACATCATTATGCGGATTTTGTTGAGTGGGAACTGAATTATTTAGCCAGCCAAGAAGGAGAGGAAGCGAGAGCTTTTTGGAAAAAGAAGCTGGGCGGACCTCTAAAGAGGCTAGAGTTGCCGATGGATAAAACTCGTCCCAGTACTCCGTCGTTTAAAGGCGGGATTTCTTTCTTTACGTGCAAATACGAGCTTCGCGATGAGATGATCGCTTACCGTAAAAATCATCACTATCAATCGGATGTTATTTATTTGTCTCTCTTCCTTGCTTTTCTTTCTCGTATTTCAGGCCAAGATGACATTACTATCGGTGTACCTAGATTTGGCAGGCCCCAAAAGGAGTTTTATTCCATCATGGGACCATGTCTTGTAATGCTGCCACTCCGAATCAAGATCCCGAAGAATTGTTCATTTAAAGCGTTAGCCCGACTTGTTCAAGAAGAGCTGTCATTATACTCCCAGTATCAAAACTACCCATTTTCTCTGATAGCAGGAGAGCTGGATTATGATCGCGATAAAAAATATTCGTCCTTTTTTTCAACCGCTTTTGTCCATCAAAAAGCGATTAAGCAAGAGGGGGCCTATTTTGTGGGCAATGCCCAAAATACGTTTCAAAGCAATGGCTTAACAATCAGTTCTTATCCTATTCATAAAAATATATCCCAGTATGATTTATGTTTTGTGGTTGAAAAGGACAACCGACAGGACATATTGGCAGGATTTGAATACAATGCGGATATTTTGAACGAAGAAACGGTCGTCAAATGGATTGCCGATTTTGAAGCTGCCAGTCTGTTTCTTTTGAAAAATGATAGCGAAAATATTCTGATGCTAAAAAGCCAAGCAATAAAAGACTACTGGACGAAGAACTTTGCCAATTTTCCATCCTTTCAAATATTGCCGGAGGAAGGAAGCGGTCTTTCTAGCGATTCAACTGTGTTTGAACGGGAGAAGTTTGAAATAACAGGGGTGCTGTCGACTCAAATATCCCGTCTGGCTCAATCTTGGGACTGCTCTTCGTTTGAGATTTTCATGAGTACATTTTTGGTCCTCTTGCATGCTGAAAGCCAGAAGGAGGATATGGCCCTGGCATTTCGGGCGGGTTGTGATCAGCTACAAGGAATTTCTTTCATATTGCTACGAACGGATCTATCAGGAAATCCACTTTTTTCCGAGCTAGTTCTGCAAGTACAGCGCAAGGTAAAAGAAGCCTATCAATATAAAGACGGCTTGGAATCGTTGCTGCATGGACAACCTGAGCCGCAAATTTTGTTTGAAATGAACGAGGAAGAACCACACTCCACGATAGATTTTCAATTCCGCATCCACGAGTCACAAGGTCAACTGCATGGAACCATTACCTATCATGCAAATGTGTTCAAGAGGGAGACCGCGCAAAAAATGTTATCCCAATATGAATACGTATTGCAAAGTGTGATAGCCCAGCCGCATCAACGAATCCGTGAACTTGTCAGTCATCTAAACAGCCAATTTCTTTCAAATGATGATTATGAGCAACTATTCCTTTAG